One part of the Solanum dulcamara chromosome 8, daSolDulc1.2, whole genome shotgun sequence genome encodes these proteins:
- the LOC129899899 gene encoding uncharacterized mitochondrial protein AtMg00810-like, which translates to MTVSDGFARQRESNTKLGFHQSHYDYSLFTRQVDSDILVVLGYVDDLLVTGSNTGLVEDTKRGLQKQFKMKDLGELKFFLGIECARSSQGIHMSQRKYALKLIAECGLGGAKPIGTPLEHNKKLTSVKYDEHISHEGRVDDQLLQQPEMYQRLVGRVLYLTMTRPDIAFSVQVLSQYMHNPKKSHMESVLRVVRYLKEALGLGLLMSSKYTNTLTAYYDSDWGACLETRRFVTGYLVKFGGSLISWKSKKQETVSRS; encoded by the exons ATGACTGTCTCTGATGGGTTTGCTAGACAGAGGGAGTCTAATACCAAG CTGGGATTCCATCAAAGCCACTATGACTACTCTCTATTCACCAGGCAAGTTGATAGTGATATACTTGTTGTACTAGGCTATGTGGATGACTTACTAGTTACAGGTAGCAACACTGGTCTAGTAGAGGATACAAAAAGAGGCCTACAAaagcaattcaaaatgaaagacttaggTGAGCTGAAGTTCTTCCTAGGCATTGAATGTGCTAGATCCAGTCAAGGAATTCACATGTCTCAGAGAAAATATGCACTGAAACTAATTGCTGAATGTGGGCTAGGAGGAGCTAAACCTATAGGAACACCATTAGAACATAATAAGAAGCTTACATCAGTGAAATATGATGAACACATTTCACATGAAGGCAGAGTTGATGACCAGCTACTGCAGCAGCCTGAAATGTACCAAAGACTTGTGGGAAGAGTCTTGTACCTCACCATGACCAGGCCAGATATAGCCTTCTCAGTTCAGGTGTTGAGCCAATACATGCACAATCCCAAGAAGTCACATATGGAATCAGTATTGAGAGTGGTCAGGTACCTCAAGGAAGCTCTTGGCCTTGGGCTGCTAATGTCAtctaaatatacaaatacacTGACTGCCTATTATGATTCAGATTGGGGTGCTTGTCTGGAAACAAGAAGATTTGTCACTGGATACCTAGTAAAGTTTGGAGGATCACTAATCTCTTGGAAATCTAAGAAACAAGAGACAGTATCCAGAAGCTGA